One window of Pelmatolapia mariae isolate MD_Pm_ZW linkage group LG18, Pm_UMD_F_2, whole genome shotgun sequence genomic DNA carries:
- the LOC134616538 gene encoding uncharacterized protein LOC134616538: protein MVKCRPFWLPREFTAVIITAVYIPPQADTDRALRELYSAISSEETAHPEAAFITTGDFNKGNLKKVSPKLHQHIHFNTRGDRLLDHCYTSFRDAYKALPRAPFGQSDHRSILLLPAYRQKLKQEAPTLRAVHRWSDQSESMLRDCFDHADWEMFHVAANDIDEYTDSVCGFIRKCVEDVVPSRTVKSFPNQKPWINGDVRTALAARSTAFASANTSDYKHAHYQLRKTIKAAKREYRDRVEQQFDNPRSMWQGLNTITDFRGKTSTPQTTASLCEDLNVFYARFDTANTMRPDSARTEDDVSAHTVSEEDVRKCFRRVNAGKATGPDGIPGRVLKSCAAQLAGVFTHIFNLSLSLSVVPACFKMATIVPVPKSSTISSLNDWRPVALTPPS, encoded by the coding sequence atggttaagtgccggccattctggctaccgagggaattcacagcagtgattattacggctgtttacattcccccacaagccgacactgaccgagcactcagggaactgtacagcgcgatcagcagtgaggaaaccgcacacccagaggcggcgtttatcacgaccggggactttaataaaggtaacctgaagaaagtttcaccaaaactccaccaacacatccatttcaacactcgtggagaccggcttcttgaccactgctacacctctttccgggatgcgtacaaagccctcccccgcgcaccattcggccaatcagatcaccgctccatcctgctcctgcccgcctacaggcagaagctgaaacaggaagctccaaccctgagggcggtgcatcgttggtcggaccaatcggagtctatgctgcgggactgttttgatcacgcggactgggaaatgtttcacgtggctgctaatgacattgatgagtacacagactcagtctgcggatttatcagaaaatgcgtggaagatgtcgtcccatccagaacagttaaatccttcccaaatcaaaaaccctggattaacggagatgttcgcacggcgctggcggcacggagcaccgcttttgcctccgcgaacacatcggactacaaacacgcacattaccaactccggaagacgatcaaagcagccaaacgtgagtacagggacagggtggagcaacagtttgacaaccctcggagtatgtggcagggactaaacacaatcacagactttagagggaaaaccagcacaccgcagaccacggcctctctgtgtgaggatctgaacgtattctacgctagattcgacacagcgaacaccatgagaccggacagtgcGCGCACCgaggatgacgtcagtgcgcacactgtgtctgaggaggatgtgcggaagtgcttcaggagggtgaacgcaggcaaagctactggtccggacgggattcccggccgcgtcctcaagtcatgcgcggctcagctggctggagtgtttacacacatcttcaacctttccctctctctgtctgtagtcccagcctgcttcaaaatggccaccatcgtccctgtacccaaatcctccaccatctcctcattgaacgactggcgacctgtagccctgacccccccatcgtga